One window of Penaeus chinensis breed Huanghai No. 1 chromosome 3, ASM1920278v2, whole genome shotgun sequence genomic DNA carries:
- the LOC125043986 gene encoding larval cuticle protein A3A-like encodes MKAVILVCLVGVAMCAPQLQQRVELIEEPLDTPDPYAFSLNIADDETTNYHTRSETQDENGVVRGSFSYVAPNGIRYITTYSADPINGYQANTVEEQTNIVIVTPRPFVETQPQAGGRF; translated from the exons ATGAAG gCCGTGATTCTCGTCTGTCTCGTGGGCGTGGCCATGTGCGCCCCTCAGCTGCAGCAGAGGGTGGAGCTGATTGAGGAGCCTCTG gacACCCCCGACCCCTACGCCTTCAGCCTGAACATCGCCGACGACGAGACGACCAACTACCACACCCGCAGCGAGACCCAGGACGAGAACGGCGTCGTGCGAGGCAGCTTCTCCTACGTCGCCCCCAACGGCATCCGCTACATCACCACCTACAGCGCCGACCCCATCAACGGCTACCag GCCAACACCGTCGAGGAGCAGACCAACATCGTTATCGTGACCCCCAGGCCCTTCGTCGAGACTCAGCCCCAGGCCGGCGGGCGCTTCTAA